From Plasmodium yoelii strain 17X genome assembly, chromosome: 7, one genomic window encodes:
- a CDS encoding cytochrome c oxidase assembly factor 5, putative, which yields MLNIKSDTPHRKASNSCKQILNDMIACYQNTICYKKGDRTFEECLHNHNLDEVDESCIILRKAYAQCRRNMLNGNYKMMGNPLSR from the coding sequence atgcTCAATATAAAGTCAGATACCCCTCATAGAAAAGCATCAAATTCATGTAAACAAATATTAAACGACATGATAGCATGTTATCAAAATACAATTTGTTATAAAAAAGGAGATAGAACTTTTGAAGAATGTTTGCATAATCATAATTTAGACGAAGTTGATGAAAGTTGTATTATTTTGAGAAAAGCTTATGCTCAATGCCGTCGAAATATGTTGAATGGAAATTACAAAATGATGGGAAATCCATTATCAAGATAA
- a CDS encoding crystalloid-specific PH domain-containing protein, with protein MKVFVSISFVCLIAFCRGHKNFSRRNNYLQYLRSQTFMQEKPKLTNFNGNYSEDITEFDIHEDDEYNNLKNDDTKDTSNDKDMKENNKLEFKNLDKELNTIEVNNPDSINIMGSGKECSVNEKGELDVSINSQDIFNLIKYMVEITSNSIIIKDIKNSNVVKELSYDHIKLPIETIEETRECWSIKFNKEKIIFCEKNKQNRDNWVKDILKALFCYNTNNLTIENNQKVYKQKSDIPKHSTVNERIQNLKETLTNDKNNFDKQKSTKHNNNIVISNLKNSNPNISLK; from the coding sequence atgaAAGTTTTTGTGTCTATTTCCTTTGTTTGTTTAATAGCCTTTTGTAGAGGCCATAAAAATTTCTCAAGAAGAAATAATTACTTGCAATATTTGAGATCTCAAACATTTATGCAAGAAAAACctaaattaacaaattttaatGGTAATTATTCAGAAGATATAACTGAGTTCGATATACATGAAGACGATGAATATAACAATCTTAAAAATGACGACACAAAAGATACATCAAATGACAAAGATATGAAAGAGAATAATAAGTTAGAGTTTAAAAATCTAGACAAAGAATTAAATACTATTGAGGTTAATAATCCTGAtagtataaatattatgGGAAGTGGAAAAGAATGTTCAGTTAATGAAAAAGGAGAATTAGACGTTTCAATAAACTCACaagatatttttaatttaattaaatatatggtCGAAATAACATCAAAtagtataataattaaagatattaaaaattcaaatgtTGTTAAAGAATTATCATATGACCATATTAAACTACCAATCGAAACCATTGAAGAAACACGAGAATGTTGGAGCATTAAATTCAATAAagagaaaattatattttgtgaaaaaaataaacaaaacaGAGATAATTGGgttaaagatatattaaaagctttattttgttataatacaaataatctaacaattgaaaataatcaaaaagtatataaacaaaaatccGATATACCAAAGCATTCAACTGTTAATGAAAGAattcaaaatttaaaagaaacATTAACTAATGACAAAAACAACTTTGATAAACAAAAAAGTACAAAacataataacaatattgtAATTtccaatttaaaaaatagcaATCCAAATATTTCTCTCAAATGA